The region GGCTGAAGTACATGGAAGAGTTTAAAGTTGGCTACTCCCCGGAGAGAGTTAATCCCGGAGATAAAAAACACACCATAGAGAAAATAGTTAAGGTGGTTGCCGGCTGCGACGACGAAACGGCAGACCTCCTTGAAAAGGTTTACGGTTCCGTTATAGAGGCGGGCGTTTACAGGGCTCCCAACATTAAAACTGCAGAGGCCGCAAAGGTTATAGAGAACACCCAAAGGGACTTAAACATAGCCCTTATGAACGAACTCGCCCTCATATTCCACAGAATGGGAATAGATACTCGAGACGTTATAGAGGCGGCGGCTACCAAGTGGAACTTCCTGAAATTTGAGCCGGGCCTTGTGGGAGGGCACTGTATAGGCGTTGACCCCTACTACCTTACCTTTAAGGCCCAGGAGCTCGGCTATCACCCCGAAGTTATTCTTGCCGGCAGGCGGATTAACGACTACATGGGTAAGTTTGTTGCCGAACAGACCGTTAAGCAGATGATAAAAGCCGGTAAGCAGGTTCTTAACGCCAAAGTTCTGGTTATGGGCGTAACGTTTAAGGAGAACGTGAAGGATGTAAGGAACAGTAAGGTTATAGATATCTATAACGAGCTCAACTCCTACGGTGTGAAGGCTTTCCTTTACGACCCCGTTGCCGACGGAGAGGAGTTTAAGCGGGAGTACGGCGTTGAGCTTATAGAGTCGGTGGAGGCGGAAGCTCCTTACGACGCCGTTGTTGTTGCGGTTAAGCACGACAGCTTTAAAGAGCTTCCCCCCGAGTTCTTCCGCTCCATTCTCGGGGAGCCTCCGATACTCATAGACGTAAAGGGCATTTACAACAGGGAGCGGTTTAAGGATTTCCTTCTGTGGAGACTCTAAGCCAGGGCAAGGGCTCCACTTGATAAAATAGAAACCGCTTTCATCAAACCGTTAGGGGAGGTAGTGTGGACAGAAAAAAGATAACAATAGTAGGTGCAGGTAACATCGGGGCAACTCTGGCCCTTCTCCTTGCAAGGAGAGAAACCGCCGACATCACCCTCATAGACATCAACGAAGGCGTTGCCAAGGGTAAGGCCCTTGACATAATGGAGGCCTCTCCGATTCTGGGCTTTAACGCTCACGTCCACGGAACCGGAGACTACGCCGAGACTGCAGGCTCCGATGTAGTTATCATCACCGCCGGCTTCCCCAGAAAGCCGGGGATGAGCCGAGACGACCTTCTATTTAAAAACTTCGAAGTTGTTAAGAGCGTTTCCGAGCAGATTAAGAAGTACTCTCCCGACGCTTTCGTTATTGTCGTTACCAACCCGCTGGATGCAATGACCTACACCGCTTTAAAAGTTACCGGCTTCCCGAAGAACAAAGTGATGGGAATGGCCGGAGTTCTCGACTCGGCCCGCTTTGCCTACTTCATCTCCGAAAAGACGGGCATCTCGGTTGAGAACATAAACGCCTTCGTTATAGGCGGTCACGGCGACGATATGGTACCCCTGAGGAAGTTTACAACAGTGGCCGGAATGCCGGTTACCAAATTCCTCTCTAAGGAGGAGCTCGAGGAGGTTATCCAGAGGACCCGTTTCGGCGGCGGAGAGATAGTTCGGCTCCTCAAAACAGGAAGTGCCTTCTATGCGCCGGCTGCCTCAATCCTTGAGATGGTTCTTGCAATCCTCTGGAACAAGAGGAAGATTCTCTCTGCCAGCGTTTACCTCGACGGAGAAGCCGGAGAGTACTACGGTGCAAGCGGCCTCTGTGTAGGCGTTCCGATAATCCTCGGAAAAGAAGGCGTAGAGGAGATAATCAAGCTCGACCTTACAGATGAGGAGTGGGCAGACTGGAGGAAGTCCGTTGAGTCGGTTAAGAGACTCGTTGAGAAGCTGCCCCTTTAGGAGGAGAGATGCGCGAAATTCACGTAGATAAGGTCAGGGAAACCGTTAAAAGGCTCTGTATGGAGGCCAACTACTTCCTTCCCCAAGACGTTTTAAACGCTTTCAAAGAGGGGAAGGAGAAGGAGGTATCCCCCGTAGGTAAGAACGTTTTTGACATCCTGCAGGAGAACGCAGAGATTGCCGCCAGGGAGCAGATTCCCTACTGTCAGGATACCGGCTTTGCCGTTGTTTTTCTTGAAATCGGCCAAGACGTCCGCTTTGTCGGCGGCTCCCTTGAAGAGGCCGTTAACGAAGGGGTTGCCCAAGGCTACACGGAAGGGTACCTCCGGAAGTCTATCGTTTCCGACCCCCTCTTCGACAGGAAGAACACCAAGAACAACACACCTGCCGTTATCCACTACAGCATAGTCCCGGGCGATAGGGTGAAAATCACCGTTGCCGCAAAGGGAGGCGGCAGCGAGAACATGAGCAGGCTTGCCATGTTAAAGCCTGCAGACGGCGTTGAAGGGGTGAAGAAGTTCGTCCTGAAGACCGTAAGCGAGGCCGGCCCCAACCCGTGTCCGCCCATAACGGTTGGGGTGGGCATAGGGGGAACCTTTGAGAAAGTTGCCTTCCTTGCCAAAAAGGCCCTCCTCAGGCCTATAGGCCACAGGAACCCCGACCCCCGCTACGCTGCGCTGGAGGAGGAGCTTCTTGAGGAGATAAACAAGCTGGGCATCGGGCCTTCGGGCTTCGGCGGT is a window of Thermovibrio ammonificans HB-1 DNA encoding:
- a CDS encoding fumarate hydratase, whose protein sequence is MREIHVDKVRETVKRLCMEANYFLPQDVLNAFKEGKEKEVSPVGKNVFDILQENAEIAAREQIPYCQDTGFAVVFLEIGQDVRFVGGSLEEAVNEGVAQGYTEGYLRKSIVSDPLFDRKNTKNNTPAVIHYSIVPGDRVKITVAAKGGGSENMSRLAMLKPADGVEGVKKFVLKTVSEAGPNPCPPITVGVGIGGTFEKVAFLAKKALLRPIGHRNPDPRYAALEEELLEEINKLGIGPSGFGGRVTALDVKIEWYPCHIASLPVAVNIQCHASRHKEAEL
- a CDS encoding nucleotide sugar dehydrogenase, with protein sequence MVEFPTFEDFLSGREKVAVVGLGYVGLPLAVLLGRKFKVVGFDVNPERVAQLKAGIDKTGEVSREAIEEASVEFTTEPEELSGCRLIIVTVPTPVDRHNIPDLRPVKLATKTVGRHMVPGTVVVYESTVYPGLTEEVCVPLLEKESGLKYMEEFKVGYSPERVNPGDKKHTIEKIVKVVAGCDDETADLLEKVYGSVIEAGVYRAPNIKTAEAAKVIENTQRDLNIALMNELALIFHRMGIDTRDVIEAAATKWNFLKFEPGLVGGHCIGVDPYYLTFKAQELGYHPEVILAGRRINDYMGKFVAEQTVKQMIKAGKQVLNAKVLVMGVTFKENVKDVRNSKVIDIYNELNSYGVKAFLYDPVADGEEFKREYGVELIESVEAEAPYDAVVVAVKHDSFKELPPEFFRSILGEPPILIDVKGIYNRERFKDFLLWRL
- the mdh gene encoding malate dehydrogenase, which produces MDRKKITIVGAGNIGATLALLLARRETADITLIDINEGVAKGKALDIMEASPILGFNAHVHGTGDYAETAGSDVVIITAGFPRKPGMSRDDLLFKNFEVVKSVSEQIKKYSPDAFVIVVTNPLDAMTYTALKVTGFPKNKVMGMAGVLDSARFAYFISEKTGISVENINAFVIGGHGDDMVPLRKFTTVAGMPVTKFLSKEELEEVIQRTRFGGGEIVRLLKTGSAFYAPAASILEMVLAILWNKRKILSASVYLDGEAGEYYGASGLCVGVPIILGKEGVEEIIKLDLTDEEWADWRKSVESVKRLVEKLPL